In one Gopherus evgoodei ecotype Sinaloan lineage chromosome 1, rGopEvg1_v1.p, whole genome shotgun sequence genomic region, the following are encoded:
- the LOC115659993 gene encoding uncharacterized protein LOC115659993 isoform X1 has protein sequence MSSSLIFQPTLFALIILQVHSDVTAVNGMLGSSVTWHHEYPDLEHPVHVTWNKGKTLLNSWTRRTRATEGMRTVRGIVGDCVMLDLYNYVNRHIHVTWKKGNKQVAKMKGQPVHGSGTYRERFHAFSNGSLSVCPMQPGDEGQYTAEVFGHDGASLGHQKIQLEYSGNRTAPVQEVIGIVGGSMVLPLAAMDWKDLVQIMWKKDSLLVAELNYSQSESDGRSTYRSQILPNGTLRLDRIQESDCGRYSVEVRDRDGKILYQRMIDVKVEPATVASSVISHLLLFSILGVHVAVFIVVLGSLIWHFRKCRHRTGRMTNLSFRNVTLGQSGYNEDHVECGEGDTSSPDQEENGNPASQEPEAANSAEQENEACIKNAKGTEVATAASFYTEQPLTLNISTFQGQEGPKSQPRPVHAGNDVASVTKDCVPLKGGNYIPEDDRDCVSPDFDNCIPPDFDNYVPPDFDNYVPPDFDNCILPDFDSCVPPDFDNCVPPDFDDCDPPEYNDCGPAAFNVSGPIDGRYYTPGINRDNIPPDFGD, from the exons ATGTCATCTAGTTTAATCTTCCAGCCTACGTTGTTTGCACTTATTATTCTCCAGG TGCACAGTGATGTGACAGCTGTAAATGGGATGCTGGGTAGTTCTGTTACATGGCATCATGAATATCCTGACTTGGAACACCCTGTTCATGTCACTTGGAACAAGGGAAAGACTTTGTTAAATAGCTGGACACGTCGTACCa GGGCCACCGAAGGGATGCGAACTGTCAGAGGAATTGTAGGTGACTGTGTTATGCTTGATCTGTACAATTACGTGAACAGGCATATTCATGTTACCTGGAAGAAAGGCAATAAGCAAGTGGCCAAGATGAAAGGTCAGCCTGTACACGGCTCTGGAACATACAGAGAGAGGTTTCATGCATTCTCCAATGGCAGCTTGAGTGTTTGCCCCATGCAGCCGGGAGATGAGGGTCAGTACACGGCAGAAGTGTTTGGTCATGATGGGGCAAGTTTGGGCCATCAAAAAATTCAGCTAGAGTATAGCG GAAATAGAACAGCACCTGTTCAAGAAGTAATAGGAATTGTTGGTGGCTCCATGGTCCTACCTCTAGCAGCGATGGATTGGAAAGACTTGGTCCAGATAATGTGGAAGAAAGACAGCTTGTTGGTTGCTGAGTTAAATTACTCTCAGTCGGAGTCCGATGGGAGATCCACCTATAGATCTCAGATCTTACCTAATGGCACGCTCAGACTGGACAGGATTCAGGAAAGTGATTGTGGACGGTATTCAGTAGAAGTGCGAGACAGAGATGGGAAGATTCTATACCAGAGAATGATTGATGTGAAAGTGG AACCAGCAACGGTGGCCTCATCAGTTATCTCGCATTTACTGTTATTCAGCATACTGGGAGTGCATGTTGCTGTATTCATTGTTGTGTTGGGTTCACTTATATGGCATTTTCGAAAGTGCAGACACAGAACAG GTCGCATGACAAACCTAAGCTTCCGGAACGTGACTTTGGGCCAAAGTGGCTATAATGAGGACCATGTAGAATGTGGAGAGGGAGACACGAGCAGCCCTGACCAAG AAGAGAATGGAAATCCAGCTTCACAGGAACCAGAGGCTGCAAACTCCGCTGAGCAAGAGAATGAAGCTTGCATTAAGAATGCTAAAGGGACTGAAGTGGCAACAGCTGCAAGCTTTTACACCGAGCAACCTCTGACTTTGAATATCTCCACTTTCCAAG GGCAGGAAGGACCTAAATCACAGCCCAGGCCTGTGCACGCTGGAAACGATGTTGCCTCAGTTACTAAAGACTGTGTTCCTCTGAAAGGTGGGAACTATATTCCTGAGGATGACAGGGACTGTGTTTCCCCAGACTTTGACAACTGCATCCCGCCAGACTTTGACAACTATGTTCCCCCAGACTTTGACAACTATGTTCCCCCAGACTTTGACAACTGCATCCTACCAGATTTTGACAGCTGTGTTCCCCCAGACTTTGACAACTGTGTTCCCCCAGACTTCGATGACTGTGATCCTCCAGAATATAATGACTGTGGTCCCGCAGCCTTCAATGTCTCTGGTCCTATAGATGGCAGGTACTATACTCCTGGGATTAATAGGGACAATATTCCTCCAGATTTTGGGGATTAA
- the LOC115659993 gene encoding uncharacterized protein LOC115659993 isoform X2, which yields MSSSLIFQPTLFALIILQVHSDVTAVNGMLGSSVTWHHEYPDLEHPVHVTWNKGKTLLNSWTRRTRATEGMRTVRGIVGDCVMLDLYNYVNRHIHVTWKKGNKQVAKMKGQPVHGSGTYRERFHAFSNGSLSVCPMQPGDEGQYTAEVFGHDGASLGHQKIQLEYSGNRTAPVQEVIGIVGGSMVLPLAAMDWKDLVQIMWKKDSLLVAELNYSQSESDGRSTYRSQILPNGTLRLDRIQESDCGRYSVEVRDRDGKILYQRMIDVKVEPATVASSVISHLLLFSILGVHVAVFIVVLGSLIWHFRKCRHRTGRMTNLSFRNVTLGQSGYNEDHVECGEGDTSSPDQEENGNPASQEPEAANSAEQENEACIKNAKGTEVATAASFYTEQPLTLNISTFQGRT from the exons ATGTCATCTAGTTTAATCTTCCAGCCTACGTTGTTTGCACTTATTATTCTCCAGG TGCACAGTGATGTGACAGCTGTAAATGGGATGCTGGGTAGTTCTGTTACATGGCATCATGAATATCCTGACTTGGAACACCCTGTTCATGTCACTTGGAACAAGGGAAAGACTTTGTTAAATAGCTGGACACGTCGTACCa GGGCCACCGAAGGGATGCGAACTGTCAGAGGAATTGTAGGTGACTGTGTTATGCTTGATCTGTACAATTACGTGAACAGGCATATTCATGTTACCTGGAAGAAAGGCAATAAGCAAGTGGCCAAGATGAAAGGTCAGCCTGTACACGGCTCTGGAACATACAGAGAGAGGTTTCATGCATTCTCCAATGGCAGCTTGAGTGTTTGCCCCATGCAGCCGGGAGATGAGGGTCAGTACACGGCAGAAGTGTTTGGTCATGATGGGGCAAGTTTGGGCCATCAAAAAATTCAGCTAGAGTATAGCG GAAATAGAACAGCACCTGTTCAAGAAGTAATAGGAATTGTTGGTGGCTCCATGGTCCTACCTCTAGCAGCGATGGATTGGAAAGACTTGGTCCAGATAATGTGGAAGAAAGACAGCTTGTTGGTTGCTGAGTTAAATTACTCTCAGTCGGAGTCCGATGGGAGATCCACCTATAGATCTCAGATCTTACCTAATGGCACGCTCAGACTGGACAGGATTCAGGAAAGTGATTGTGGACGGTATTCAGTAGAAGTGCGAGACAGAGATGGGAAGATTCTATACCAGAGAATGATTGATGTGAAAGTGG AACCAGCAACGGTGGCCTCATCAGTTATCTCGCATTTACTGTTATTCAGCATACTGGGAGTGCATGTTGCTGTATTCATTGTTGTGTTGGGTTCACTTATATGGCATTTTCGAAAGTGCAGACACAGAACAG GTCGCATGACAAACCTAAGCTTCCGGAACGTGACTTTGGGCCAAAGTGGCTATAATGAGGACCATGTAGAATGTGGAGAGGGAGACACGAGCAGCCCTGACCAAG AAGAGAATGGAAATCCAGCTTCACAGGAACCAGAGGCTGCAAACTCCGCTGAGCAAGAGAATGAAGCTTGCATTAAGAATGCTAAAGGGACTGAAGTGGCAACAGCTGCAAGCTTTTACACCGAGCAACCTCTGACTTTGAATATCTCCACTTTCCAAG GAAGGACCTAA